A single region of the Oreochromis niloticus isolate F11D_XX linkage group LG19, O_niloticus_UMD_NMBU, whole genome shotgun sequence genome encodes:
- the alkbh1 gene encoding nucleic acid dioxygenase ALKBH1, which translates to MAKMAASMVEGGEDAFRKIFKFYRRRNPPPDLSDVIDFSRCAPGEQIIPVNLAAAAVSDVEATRVGLQPVREWQAFGLRGHPGFIFISNPFLRGTQPFWLRQCLKIYPQKPNICNLDMHMSPLETQDIWGQSVHSLRSSQAGKREARTLLERLRWVTLGYHYNWDTKTYSPSSHTPFPRDLHLLSAHVTAACGFPGFISEAGILNYYRSDSSLGIHVDESELDHTRPLLSFSFGQSAIFLLGGPRRQDPPTAMLMHSGDVMVMSGPSRLLYHAVPRILPAPPERLALETGDASRPPPTGRLRGGAGVRGGMGRLLQVHPELQSECDRQTGAGAWTEISRNSL; encoded by the exons ATGGctaagatggcagcctccatgGTGGAGGGTGGAGAGGATGCGTTTCGGAAGATCTTTAAGTTTTACAGGAGGAGAAACCCCCCACCGGACCTCAGCGACGTCATCGACTTTTCCAGGTGTGCGCCCGGTGAACAG atcaTTCCAGTTAACCTCGCCGCCGCCGCAGTGAGCGATGTGGAAGCCACCAGAGTCGGATTACAGCCCGTCAGAGAATGGCAAGCCTTCGGCCTGCGAGGACACCCAG GGTTCATCTTCATTTCCAATCCGTTCCTGCGTGGCACGCAGCCGTTCTGGCTCCGACAGTGTCTGAAGATTTACCCTCAGAAACCAAACATCTGCAACCTGGACATGCACATGTCCCCCTTAGAGACTCAGGACATCTGGGGACAGAGTGTGCACAGCCTGAG ATCTTCTCAGGCTGGAAAACGAGAAGCTCGGACTCTCCTGGAACGGCTGCGCTGGGTCACGCTGGGCTATCATTACAACTGGGACACAAAG ACGTACTCTCCCAGCAGTCACACTCCTTTCCCACGtgacctccacctcctctccgCTCACGTGACAGCTGCCTGCGGCTTCCCTGGCTTTATCTCGGAAGCGGGAATCCTCAACTATTACCGATCGGACTCTTCTCTGGGAATCCACGTGGACGAGTCGGAGCTGGACCACACTCGGCCGCTGCTGTCGTTTAG TTTTGGTCAGTCAGCCATCTTCCTCCTGGGCGGCCCCCGCAGACAGGACCCCCCTACAGCCATGCTCATGCACAGCGGGGATGTGATGGTGATGTCGGGGCCGAGCCGCCTTCTGTACCACGCGGTCCCACGAATCCTCCCCGCACCTCCAGAGCGTCTGGCGTTAGAGACGGGGGATGCATCCAGGCCCCCCCCCACAGGAAGGCTCCGTGGTGGAGCCGGTGTCCGAGGAGGAATGGGCCGTCTGCTCCAGGTACATCCAGAGCTCCAGAGTGAATGTGACCGTCAGACAGGTGCTGGCGCCTGGACAGAAATTTCCAGAAACTCCCTGTAG
- the slirp gene encoding SRA stem-loop-interacting RNA-binding protein, mitochondrial, translating to MAASKKVFEVFVSKVPWTVATKEMKEYFGQFGAVKKCLLPFDKETGFHRGFCWIGFSSEEGLNNALQKDPHVLEGAKLQVQRNRRLFAGQKSDKDAEYD from the exons ATGGCGGCGTCCAAGAAAGTGTTCGAGGTGTTCGTGTCCAAAGTGCCGTGGACTGTGGCCACCA AGGAGATGAAGGAGTACTTCGGGCAGTTTGGAGCCGTGAAGAAGTGCCTGCTGCCGTTT GATAAAGAAACGGGCTTCCACAGAGGCTTCTGCTGGATCGGCTTCTCCTCTGAGGAAGGACTCAACAACGCTCTGCAGAAGGACCCGCACGTGCTCGAGGGCGCCAAG CTGCAGGTTCAGAGGAACAGACGCCTATTTGCAGGACAGAAGTCGGACAAAGACGCCGAGTACGACTGA